The Flavobacterium faecale genome has a segment encoding these proteins:
- a CDS encoding SusC/RagA family TonB-linked outer membrane protein yields the protein MKAFQSILDPRSMFVLVLFCLFSSTIVVFAQGNVIKGSITNKENTPLESVLITVVGTKDAALTNSNGIFSIRTKPSFPLRLKIHLEGYTTKEVALKSADFVTILLESNNNSLDEVVVSSGYIVQKKTEISGAVASISAKQIQNRPTTSFDQLLGGQATGIDVLQSSGVLNSTPVMRIRGLNTITSGLFPLVVVDGVSVFVGSIGGMTGNNPLSDINPNDIQTIDVLKDASASAIYGSRAANGVIVITTKKGKIGKTKFNYDSWYSVNKPYNLPKLLGAEDYVMIKNEALVNAGKAPGYFLSYNPDGSLIDTNWYDVAYRPGFSNNHNLNISGANETTDYYFSVGYSNQNSFIRNNSFERYASRLNINHKVNQYLKVGATLSYSNGLNKSPNTGAISSNTSSSSAYNTEYITNEPIGRMTYVLPPNVPVYAPDGSYSIQNGTSVGYGANIPAVIGTINAYNLAMVQNLDTNSSQNNALLGNVYAEIALSENLKFKSSYGLNNLQVTNSSFLNPLHGGGASSNGVATNIETKYLRKDWINTLTYTIDFSNKNHISILAGQEQIKTTTNSWGASQSNITDPSYTNFQGGYTNISPIGNSFGENGLASYFSNVNYNFDKRYFVSVNARRDGLSALADGNKYGNFGSGSVSWALSQERFYQQLRISKLINSLKFRASYGVVGNSEIGDYPASGTYSSSTYAGTPTLGYSQTANPNLKWETSSKLDLGLNFAILDNRVTFEFDYYKNTIKDLILKAPQALSAGIPNNYINANIGGMYNKGIELGINALVLKGSDFTWNASLNLSTLKNEVTSLATNVFVPSVFGVQNMTRVGYSVGSIFAVPTKGVNPDNGQMVFINSKGQEVQYNHIGSPKWTFLDGTAAPAIDNYTDGVIQGPSLPKVFGGLNNSFAYKNFDMTLNFTFVSGSKLYNGTRATNSDQRYFNNGEFIKNRWTTPGQITDIQKLYYGDNVSAGFSFTSTSKVEDGSYIKLKNISVGYHLPIQKTFLRDHLSSTYLYVQAGNVYTWTKYRGSDPEVSINGNSINSGKDQNVPPNAQTITFGINVGF from the coding sequence ATGAAAGCATTCCAATCCATTTTAGATCCTCGATCTATGTTCGTTCTTGTTCTTTTTTGTCTCTTTAGTAGCACTATAGTTGTTTTTGCACAAGGAAATGTCATTAAAGGAAGTATAACAAACAAGGAAAATACACCCTTAGAGTCTGTTTTAATCACTGTTGTCGGGACCAAAGATGCTGCTTTGACCAACAGTAACGGAATTTTTTCTATTCGAACAAAACCTTCCTTCCCATTGCGATTAAAAATTCATTTGGAAGGCTATACCACCAAAGAAGTTGCTTTGAAGTCGGCTGATTTTGTTACAATTTTACTCGAAAGCAATAACAATTCACTTGATGAGGTTGTAGTTTCGAGTGGGTATATCGTCCAAAAGAAAACAGAAATTTCAGGTGCTGTAGCGTCTATCTCCGCTAAACAAATTCAAAATAGACCCACTACTAGTTTTGACCAATTGCTAGGAGGGCAAGCCACAGGTATTGATGTTTTGCAATCCAGTGGTGTGCTCAATTCTACCCCCGTAATGCGCATACGAGGACTGAATACCATTACTTCGGGACTTTTTCCACTTGTTGTGGTTGATGGAGTTAGCGTTTTTGTAGGTTCGATAGGAGGGATGACAGGAAACAATCCGCTGTCAGACATTAATCCTAATGATATTCAGACTATTGATGTTTTAAAAGATGCTTCGGCCTCGGCAATATATGGTTCACGAGCAGCAAATGGTGTAATTGTAATCACGACCAAAAAAGGAAAGATTGGTAAGACCAAATTCAACTATGACTCTTGGTACAGTGTGAATAAACCGTATAATTTACCCAAATTATTAGGAGCGGAAGATTATGTAATGATCAAAAATGAAGCCTTGGTAAATGCTGGAAAAGCGCCAGGTTACTTCTTGTCTTATAATCCAGATGGTAGCCTAATAGATACCAATTGGTATGATGTGGCGTATAGACCCGGTTTTTCAAACAATCACAATTTGAATATTTCGGGAGCCAATGAAACTACCGACTATTATTTTTCGGTAGGGTATAGCAATCAAAATAGTTTTATTCGAAACAATAGCTTTGAACGCTATGCTTCCCGATTAAACATCAACCACAAAGTAAATCAGTATTTGAAGGTTGGAGCTACCTTATCTTACAGCAACGGATTGAACAAGAGTCCAAATACGGGTGCCATTTCTAGTAACACAAGCTCGTCATCTGCCTACAATACCGAGTACATCACCAATGAACCTATCGGGCGTATGACCTATGTACTGCCGCCAAACGTACCTGTCTATGCTCCTGATGGATCGTACAGTATTCAAAACGGAACTAGTGTAGGTTATGGAGCTAATATTCCAGCTGTGATTGGGACTATTAACGCTTACAATTTGGCGATGGTACAGAATTTGGACACCAATTCATCACAAAATAATGCATTGCTTGGTAATGTATATGCCGAAATAGCGCTATCGGAAAATTTAAAATTTAAATCCAGCTATGGTCTAAATAATTTGCAGGTGACCAACAGCTCATTTCTGAATCCACTTCATGGGGGTGGTGCTTCATCAAATGGTGTGGCGACCAATATCGAAACAAAATACCTTCGAAAGGATTGGATCAATACCTTGACCTATACCATAGATTTTTCGAACAAAAATCATATCAGTATTTTGGCAGGTCAGGAACAAATTAAAACCACTACCAACAGTTGGGGGGCATCACAAAGTAATATCACCGATCCATCATACACCAATTTTCAAGGCGGTTATACCAACATTTCGCCAATAGGAAACAGTTTTGGAGAGAACGGATTGGCTTCTTATTTTTCGAATGTAAATTACAATTTCGATAAACGTTATTTTGTAAGTGTCAATGCCCGTAGAGACGGACTTTCTGCGCTGGCAGACGGCAATAAATATGGGAATTTTGGAAGTGGATCTGTAAGTTGGGCCTTAAGTCAAGAGCGATTTTATCAGCAATTAAGAATTAGTAAGCTAATCAATTCCTTGAAATTTCGTGCTAGTTACGGTGTGGTGGGGAATAGCGAAATCGGAGATTATCCTGCCAGCGGAACCTACAGTTCGAGTACGTATGCGGGAACGCCAACGCTCGGGTATTCGCAAACGGCCAACCCCAATTTAAAATGGGAAACTAGTAGTAAACTGGACCTAGGACTGAACTTTGCAATTCTAGACAATCGTGTGACATTCGAATTTGATTATTATAAAAACACCATCAAAGATTTGATTCTAAAAGCACCGCAAGCTTTATCAGCAGGAATTCCGAACAATTACATCAATGCCAATATTGGTGGAATGTACAACAAAGGAATCGAGTTGGGCATCAATGCTTTGGTTTTAAAAGGATCTGATTTTACGTGGAATGCCTCTTTGAACCTTTCGACCTTGAAAAACGAAGTAACTTCACTCGCTACAAATGTGTTTGTTCCTAGTGTTTTTGGAGTACAAAACATGACTCGTGTAGGTTATTCTGTGGGGTCCATTTTTGCTGTTCCAACCAAAGGAGTTAATCCAGACAACGGTCAAATGGTTTTTATCAATAGCAAAGGGCAAGAGGTGCAGTACAATCATATAGGTTCGCCAAAATGGACCTTTCTTGACGGGACAGCCGCTCCAGCAATTGATAATTATACCGATGGTGTGATTCAGGGGCCGTCATTGCCTAAAGTTTTTGGAGGATTGAACAACAGTTTTGCGTACAAAAATTTTGATATGACTCTTAATTTTACTTTTGTATCGGGTAGTAAATTGTACAATGGTACGAGAGCGACCAACTCTGATCAGCGCTATTTTAATAATGGTGAATTCATCAAAAACCGTTGGACAACACCAGGCCAAATCACCGATATTCAAAAATTATATTATGGTGACAATGTTTCGGCAGGATTCTCTTTTACTAGCACGTCAAAAGTGGAAGATGGTTCGTACATAAAACTGAAAAATATTTCAGTAGGATACCATCTTCCGATTCAGAAAACGTTTTTGCGTGACCATCTTTCGAGCACTTACCTGTATGTGCAAGCCGGTAATGTGTATACTTGGACTAAATACCGAGGGTCTGACCCAGAGGTTTCTATCAATGGAAACTCGATCAATTCGGGCAAAGATCAAAATGTTCCTCCCAATGCACAAACAATCACTTTTGGTATCAACGTCGGATTTTAA
- a CDS encoding TIR domain-containing protein, translating into MMKIFISHSSKNLNYGQAIVDLLVAVGINSEQIIFTSNDAFGIPTGQNIFNWLKARITEKPHVIYLLSSEYYSSIACLNEMGAAWIVENEHTIVFTPEFKASSPEFQNGALDPREMGFIINNPDRITEFIENLRSSFPISSNTVFVSQKIREFVAKVNSFNINAKSSLSIINNFNKAGPATIIDLPKETGEISVKKSLKKYVEINGSLSQVNKFFKDLQEEKLKDEEILLLHYSMDTARFKLGVGWKSNGEIDNIKIWEEIHSLNSNLSNGYDETMRRFDLKKLTEVTELTSSNNPREVILVPDLTNLLLELPEEIILKIEEALVRNPRIAQKTSWNFEKEADDLPF; encoded by the coding sequence ATGATGAAAATATTTATTTCTCATTCCTCAAAAAATCTAAACTATGGACAAGCAATCGTTGATCTTTTGGTCGCAGTTGGTATTAATAGTGAACAAATTATATTTACAAGTAATGATGCATTTGGTATTCCCACAGGTCAAAACATATTCAATTGGTTGAAAGCTAGAATTACTGAGAAACCTCATGTTATCTATTTACTTTCCTCAGAATATTATTCCAGTATAGCCTGTTTAAACGAAATGGGAGCCGCTTGGATTGTAGAAAATGAACATACTATTGTCTTTACACCAGAGTTTAAGGCTTCGAGCCCTGAATTCCAAAATGGAGCTTTGGATCCCAGGGAAATGGGATTCATAATAAATAATCCAGATAGAATAACTGAATTCATAGAGAATCTTCGCAGTTCGTTTCCGATATCCAGTAACACAGTTTTTGTAAGTCAAAAAATCAGAGAGTTTGTAGCTAAAGTAAATTCGTTTAATATTAATGCAAAGTCAAGTTTATCTATTATCAATAATTTTAATAAAGCTGGACCCGCAACCATAATTGATTTGCCAAAAGAAACAGGAGAAATCTCTGTGAAAAAATCTCTAAAAAAATATGTTGAAATAAATGGTAGTTTGTCACAAGTTAATAAGTTTTTTAAAGATCTTCAGGAAGAAAAATTGAAGGATGAAGAGATTTTATTGTTGCATTATTCCATGGATACCGCACGATTTAAACTTGGAGTTGGCTGGAAAAGTAACGGTGAAATAGATAATATAAAAATTTGGGAAGAGATCCACTCATTAAATTCAAATTTATCAAATGGATATGATGAAACAATGCGACGATTTGACCTGAAAAAATTAACGGAAGTTACAGAATTAACCAGTAGTAATAACCCCCGAGAGGTTATTTTAGTTCCCGATTTGACAAATTTGTTATTGGAGCTACCAGAAGAAATTATTTTGAAAATTGAAGAAGCTCTGGTGAGAAACCCAAGAATTGCTCAAAAAACTTCTTGGAATTTTGAAAAGGAAGCTGATGATTTGCCTTTCTAG
- a CDS encoding VCBS repeat-containing protein — translation MFKSTSHKILLFALVVTTIFNSCKNKDGNTEDDSVLFTTITPEESGVAFVNELKEDLDLNYFQYNYMYIGGGVATADFNNDGLIDLFFTSNTHDNKLYLNKGDFKFEDITAKAGITKRAGFDAGITVADVNNDGFMDIYITRGGWDDSDNKFANMLYINNGNMTFTEKAAEFGIADANRGINSVFFDYDNDNDLDLFVSNTPDMTSKPELGDFKSLKTNPNTITKKGSDRLYENDGKGHFTDVSIKAGIGPDTGFGLNPTIGDLNNDGYLDIYVCNDFNIPDFVYLNNKNGTFTDQREAVVKHMSFNSMGGDIADINNDGYLDIMTLDMNPEDYIRSKTTMGMTSKENFDQMVDEGYHHQYMHNMLQLNNGNGTFSEISKMSGIANTDWSWSILSADFDLDGFNDVYVTNGVYRDVIDKDKNNEILAILRANNRKPTKEDFLGFAQMLPQQKLTNYFYRNKGDLTFEDSSKKWSTATNTFSNGAAYADLDNDGDLDLVVNNINEAATLLKNNSRELDKGEFLEINFKGPATNPFGVGTTVNLVLKSGEKQTRQLINTKGFLSAVSNQLHFGIKKEETIDHLEVIWSDGKKQIIKAPKNNQQLVVKYQDAVAGTTKAVAGAILFKKMPFSYKHTDPKTNDYKDQILLPHKLSQTGPAVAKADVNKDGIEDVYLGGGHGQAGQLLLGTSTGGFSALNVADFNYDKQFEDVGACFFDADNDGDQDLYVVSGSYEFDKTPKLLQDRLYLNDGKGQFKRAIKNLPELFSAGSVVVAADYDNDGDMDLFVGGRVVPNKYPYAPNSYLLTNNKGVFTNETPSKAGTLQTIGMVTDAVWFDINNDKKLDLVVCGEWMGIEVFLNKGGFLVPTNDYKALADSKGWWNKLLVADVDDDGDLDLVAGNLGLNYKFHATPKKPFHVYTHDFDYDGVEDIFLANEYNNTQVPVRGKGCTAQQMPHLKNKITSYKNFADADLKGIVGESINSALHYTVTEFRSGIFINNGAENFVFEPFLNEVQTAPINSIIYDDFDGDGKKDLVMAGNNYQSEIETTRSDAGLGYFLKKNAKNKFSYVSNKTSGFFADKDVRNCIEIKNSGNKYILVVNNNNTHDLFKVVSKK, via the coding sequence ATGTTCAAATCTACTTCTCATAAAATACTATTATTTGCTTTAGTAGTAACTACAATTTTTAATTCCTGCAAAAACAAAGACGGCAATACAGAGGATGATTCTGTATTGTTTACGACAATTACGCCAGAAGAATCGGGTGTTGCTTTTGTAAACGAACTCAAAGAAGATCTTGATCTAAATTATTTTCAGTACAACTACATGTACATCGGTGGCGGTGTTGCAACTGCCGATTTCAATAATGACGGGTTAATTGATTTGTTTTTTACGTCAAATACACACGACAACAAATTGTACTTGAACAAAGGTGACTTCAAGTTTGAAGACATAACTGCAAAAGCAGGAATTACCAAGAGAGCCGGTTTTGATGCAGGAATAACAGTTGCCGATGTTAATAATGATGGCTTCATGGATATTTATATCACAAGAGGTGGTTGGGACGACTCTGATAATAAGTTTGCCAATATGTTGTACATCAACAACGGTAATATGACTTTTACCGAAAAAGCAGCAGAGTTCGGAATTGCAGATGCCAACCGCGGAATCAATTCGGTGTTTTTTGACTATGATAATGACAATGATTTGGATTTATTTGTATCGAATACGCCCGATATGACTAGCAAACCAGAGTTGGGTGATTTCAAGAGCTTAAAAACAAATCCAAATACAATCACCAAAAAAGGAAGTGACCGCTTGTATGAAAATGATGGTAAAGGACATTTTACAGATGTTTCTATAAAAGCCGGAATTGGGCCAGATACAGGATTCGGACTCAACCCAACAATTGGAGATTTGAACAATGATGGCTATTTGGATATCTATGTATGCAACGATTTTAATATTCCTGATTTTGTTTACCTCAATAACAAAAACGGAACGTTTACCGATCAGCGTGAGGCTGTGGTTAAGCATATGTCTTTTAATAGTATGGGCGGTGATATTGCCGATATCAACAATGATGGTTATTTGGATATCATGACGTTGGATATGAATCCCGAAGATTACATTCGATCCAAAACCACGATGGGAATGACCTCTAAAGAAAATTTCGATCAAATGGTTGACGAAGGGTACCACCACCAATACATGCACAATATGTTGCAACTGAATAATGGTAACGGAACTTTTAGCGAAATCAGTAAAATGTCTGGAATCGCGAATACCGATTGGAGCTGGTCTATTTTGTCAGCCGATTTTGATTTGGATGGGTTCAATGATGTTTATGTGACCAACGGCGTTTACAGAGACGTAATTGACAAGGACAAAAACAATGAAATTTTAGCCATTTTAAGAGCTAATAATCGAAAACCAACCAAAGAAGATTTCTTGGGCTTTGCACAAATGTTGCCGCAGCAAAAATTGACCAATTATTTTTATCGAAATAAAGGAGATTTGACATTTGAAGATAGTTCGAAAAAATGGAGTACAGCAACCAATACTTTTTCCAATGGTGCTGCTTATGCCGATTTGGACAACGATGGAGATTTGGATTTAGTCGTAAATAATATCAATGAAGCTGCGACTTTGCTGAAAAATAATTCGAGAGAATTGGATAAAGGGGAGTTTTTAGAAATTAATTTCAAAGGACCTGCAACCAATCCTTTTGGGGTTGGAACAACTGTAAATTTAGTCTTGAAATCGGGCGAAAAACAAACCCGTCAATTAATAAATACCAAAGGATTTTTGTCAGCAGTTTCCAATCAATTGCATTTTGGTATTAAGAAAGAGGAAACGATTGATCATCTTGAAGTTATTTGGTCTGATGGTAAAAAGCAAATCATCAAAGCACCAAAAAACAATCAGCAATTGGTTGTGAAGTATCAAGATGCAGTTGCAGGAACGACCAAAGCTGTTGCAGGCGCTATTTTATTCAAAAAAATGCCTTTTAGCTACAAGCATACTGATCCAAAAACAAACGATTACAAAGATCAAATTTTGTTGCCACATAAACTATCTCAGACAGGTCCTGCAGTAGCCAAAGCGGATGTGAACAAAGACGGAATCGAAGATGTGTACCTAGGCGGAGGTCACGGTCAAGCGGGGCAATTGCTTTTGGGTACAAGCACGGGCGGATTTTCGGCTCTTAACGTTGCAGATTTTAATTACGACAAGCAATTTGAAGATGTAGGTGCATGTTTTTTTGACGCTGATAATGATGGCGATCAAGATTTATATGTTGTGAGTGGGAGTTATGAATTTGATAAAACACCCAAATTGCTGCAAGATCGTTTGTACCTGAACGACGGAAAAGGACAGTTCAAACGCGCTATTAAAAATTTGCCTGAACTGTTTTCTGCAGGTTCTGTAGTGGTTGCCGCTGATTATGACAATGATGGTGACATGGATTTGTTTGTGGGTGGGAGAGTAGTTCCAAACAAATATCCTTATGCACCTAATAGTTATTTGTTGACTAATAATAAAGGTGTCTTCACAAATGAAACACCATCCAAAGCAGGTACTTTGCAAACCATCGGAATGGTGACTGATGCAGTTTGGTTTGATATTAATAATGATAAAAAACTTGATTTGGTAGTTTGTGGTGAATGGATGGGGATAGAAGTGTTCCTAAACAAAGGCGGATTCTTAGTGCCGACCAACGATTACAAAGCACTAGCCGATAGCAAAGGTTGGTGGAATAAACTGCTAGTAGCGGATGTTGATGATGATGGCGACCTTGATTTGGTTGCAGGGAATTTGGGACTGAATTATAAATTTCATGCCACTCCCAAAAAGCCATTCCATGTGTACACGCATGACTTTGATTATGATGGCGTAGAGGATATTTTTCTAGCCAATGAGTACAATAACACTCAAGTACCCGTGCGCGGAAAAGGCTGTACGGCTCAGCAAATGCCACATTTGAAAAATAAAATAACGAGCTACAAAAACTTTGCAGACGCAGATTTAAAAGGAATCGTAGGGGAGAGTATTAATTCGGCTTTGCATTATACGGTAACCGAATTTAGATCTGGAATTTTCATAAATAATGGCGCAGAAAATTTTGTTTTTGAACCCTTTTTGAATGAAGTGCAAACGGCTCCAATCAACAGTATTATTTATGATGACTTTGATGGTGATGGAAAAAAAGATTTAGTGATGGCAGGGAATAATTACCAGTCTGAAATTGAAACTACCCGATCAGATGCTGGTTTGGGCTACTTTTTGAAGAAAAACGCAAAGAATAAATTTAGTTATGTTTCGAATAAAACATCTGGGTTTTTTGCAGACAAGGACGTGAGAAATTGTATCGAAATAAAAAACAGCGGTAATAAATATATTTTGGTTGTAAATAATAACAATACGCACGATTTATTTAAAGTTGTATCTAAAAAATAA
- a CDS encoding RagB/SusD family nutrient uptake outer membrane protein, whose protein sequence is MKKFILSSLTVLLVFAVSSCEKDLLDTTPKTSIPEADAYSTPGKMAAQVNYLYKLLQNQSLYGGRFIVFNEQRADEFGQSDGNAAAGSAVWNQNVASTNDFVNNVWSVCYTAINASNILIDKLNTTTVLSDQVAKNYRAEAQFVRALCYLSLVQTYAKPYTLDKNGLGVPLRLAPITTAGNNDLARSSIDAIYKQIITDLDQAETNLPVNYSSSLLNVSRAKKSTAIALKTRVYLIQQNYDKVIKEAQKIVSLTAPYQYSSGSLTHQLEPNFTAIFTGSYMGNEALLSIPFANSTTETPASQSSLAFNYVGQPIIVLAADGIAKDPALNTTADARTTLIATNSANQKLLKKFNIITAPFRDYVPVLRYAEVLLNYAEAKAKNNDLSTATNLLKAVRNRSNPAYVFPAGTVDSQTALIATILNERRIEFVGEGIRLMDLQRNLLTIPSKKGAIGTAPLVLITSSNYIWPIPSGEISTNKLIVPNP, encoded by the coding sequence ATGAAAAAATTCATCCTATCTAGCCTAACAGTTCTGCTTGTTTTTGCAGTATCCAGCTGCGAAAAAGACCTTTTGGACACAACACCCAAAACCAGTATTCCGGAAGCCGATGCCTACAGCACGCCAGGAAAAATGGCAGCTCAAGTAAATTATTTGTACAAGCTGCTTCAAAACCAAAGTTTGTATGGCGGTCGTTTTATTGTTTTTAACGAACAAAGAGCAGACGAATTTGGCCAAAGCGACGGAAATGCCGCAGCAGGATCAGCTGTTTGGAATCAAAACGTAGCCTCGACCAATGATTTTGTAAATAATGTTTGGTCGGTTTGCTACACAGCGATCAATGCGTCCAATATTTTGATAGACAAGCTGAATACTACAACTGTACTGAGCGATCAAGTAGCCAAAAATTATCGTGCCGAAGCGCAATTTGTGCGTGCGTTGTGCTACCTAAGCCTTGTACAAACGTATGCCAAGCCTTACACACTCGACAAAAACGGATTAGGTGTTCCTTTGCGTCTTGCACCTATAACGACCGCTGGCAACAATGATTTGGCTCGTTCCAGTATCGATGCGATATACAAGCAAATCATTACAGACTTAGACCAAGCCGAAACCAATTTGCCAGTCAATTACAGCAGCAGTTTGCTAAATGTGTCGAGAGCCAAAAAAAGCACTGCAATAGCTCTTAAGACAAGAGTCTATTTGATACAACAAAACTATGACAAAGTAATCAAGGAGGCGCAGAAAATAGTTTCACTCACTGCGCCCTACCAATACAGTTCGGGCAGTTTAACACATCAGTTAGAACCTAATTTCACGGCTATTTTTACGGGCAGTTACATGGGTAATGAAGCACTGCTTTCTATTCCGTTTGCCAACAGTACTACTGAAACTCCGGCTTCTCAAAGTAGCTTGGCTTTTAATTATGTGGGGCAGCCTATCATTGTTTTGGCTGCAGACGGCATCGCCAAAGATCCTGCACTCAACACCACAGCCGATGCTCGCACAACGCTAATTGCAACCAACAGCGCCAACCAAAAATTACTCAAGAAATTCAATATTATTACGGCGCCCTTCCGCGACTACGTACCTGTATTGCGCTATGCCGAGGTTTTGCTAAATTATGCCGAAGCAAAAGCCAAAAACAACGATTTGAGCACCGCTACAAATCTACTCAAAGCCGTTAGAAACCGCTCCAATCCGGCTTATGTTTTTCCTGCGGGTACAGTAGACAGTCAAACCGCTTTGATTGCCACCATTTTGAACGAAAGACGTATTGAATTCGTAGGCGAAGGTATTCGATTAATGGACTTACAGCGCAACCTCTTGACGATTCCATCCAAAAAAGGCGCCATCGGGACTGCTCCTTTAGTCCTGATTACTAGTAGCAATTACATTTGGCCTATCCCGAGCGGCGAAATCTCCACCAATAAATTAATAGTTCCAAATCCTTAA
- a CDS encoding RagB/SusD family nutrient uptake outer membrane protein, whose amino-acid sequence MKSRYKKIKRYTGAFLVALSVIGAFNSCEQFDLNENPGESQFIVAPYSTINEMELAVTGMYGKFRDAAQMSTFYVSGWGGDDITTHPLSNKADFREFDQRSLTPYNTRTLDTWRNVYGLIRSANTVLENTAASTLPTTSQARKDVLLGETYFLRAIMFHHLVRIHGKIVIKLDTKLSENPVLSPTVDVYKQIEKDLLLAESLLPTKTTVGSARPNKGSVRAILARLYLDWAGFPVKDATKNTNAASSAKAVIDNQASFGFGMVTDLNSLWSEAGRNNTESVFTVEFCQPCGLQNAKYGMLGIPGDIFGWGETFAEVRFYEDFDKGANYTNFNSYRKNATYYETLPLDANGKPTAAAVGAPVKTWSWRESKDVQTPVFKKVVGLLAENAGVNFYTSRNDYWMRMSEVYLIYAEASGAAGGVVPPDAWEALNKVRRRANNLPINTAAPLIDVVSGNLVDIAFIERKWEFAGEYVRWNDLVRREKVAEALGGTARDPQVTIGTKYNADGSKTPQALTKPVNAILGSLTNTNYFAPIPQSEVDLYPSLKQ is encoded by the coding sequence ATGAAATCAAGATATAAAAAAATAAAACGCTATACAGGAGCCTTCTTGGTAGCATTATCAGTAATAGGAGCCTTCAATAGTTGCGAACAATTTGATCTGAATGAAAATCCAGGTGAGTCACAGTTCATCGTAGCGCCTTATTCTACAATTAATGAAATGGAACTAGCTGTTACAGGGATGTACGGTAAATTTAGAGATGCGGCACAAATGTCGACTTTCTATGTTAGTGGTTGGGGAGGTGATGATATCACTACACATCCATTAAGTAACAAAGCCGATTTTAGAGAATTTGACCAACGTAGTTTAACGCCTTACAACACAAGAACATTAGATACTTGGAGAAATGTTTATGGTTTAATTCGCTCTGCAAATACAGTTTTAGAAAACACAGCTGCTTCAACTTTGCCAACTACAAGTCAAGCACGTAAAGATGTTTTACTAGGAGAAACGTATTTTTTAAGAGCAATTATGTTCCACCATTTAGTGCGTATCCACGGTAAAATTGTAATTAAATTGGATACCAAATTAAGTGAAAATCCAGTTTTATCTCCTACAGTAGACGTGTACAAGCAAATTGAAAAAGATTTATTACTAGCAGAATCATTATTGCCTACAAAAACTACAGTAGGTTCAGCTAGACCAAACAAAGGATCTGTTAGAGCAATTTTAGCTCGTTTGTATTTGGATTGGGCAGGTTTCCCAGTAAAAGATGCGACAAAAAACACCAATGCGGCATCTAGCGCTAAAGCTGTTATTGATAATCAAGCCTCTTTTGGATTTGGAATGGTAACAGATTTAAATTCTCTTTGGAGTGAAGCAGGTAGAAACAATACGGAATCTGTTTTTACAGTCGAATTTTGTCAGCCTTGTGGATTACAAAATGCTAAATATGGTATGTTGGGAATTCCAGGAGATATTTTTGGATGGGGAGAGACTTTTGCAGAAGTTCGTTTTTACGAAGATTTCGATAAAGGGGCAAATTATACCAATTTCAACTCCTACAGAAAAAATGCAACCTATTATGAAACGTTACCATTGGATGCAAACGGCAAACCAACAGCAGCTGCTGTAGGCGCTCCGGTCAAGACTTGGAGTTGGAGAGAATCAAAAGATGTTCAAACACCAGTATTCAAAAAAGTAGTAGGTCTTTTGGCTGAAAATGCAGGTGTAAACTTTTATACTTCTAGAAATGATTACTGGATGAGAATGTCTGAGGTGTACTTGATCTATGCTGAAGCATCAGGTGCAGCCGGTGGTGTTGTTCCTCCAGATGCTTGGGAAGCATTAAATAAAGTACGTCGTAGAGCAAACAATTTACCTATAAATACTGCAGCTCCACTAATTGATGTGGTTTCAGGTAATTTAGTGGATATCGCATTTATAGAACGTAAGTGGGAGTTTGCTGGAGAGTATGTACGTTGGAATGACTTGGTTAGACGAGAAAAAGTCGCCGAAGCACTTGGTGGAACTGCAAGAGATCCGCAGGTGACAATCGGTACAAAATATAATGCTGATGGAAGCAAAACTCCACAAGCCTTAACCAAACCTGTCAATGCAATTTTAGGATCTTTGACAAATACAAATTACTTTGCGCCAATACCGCAGTCTGAAGTAGATTTGTATCCAAGTTTAAAGCAATAG